CCGGAGCTGGGGTGCGAACCCTCTGGGGACCCCAAAGCCACTATGTCTAAAGAGCTGTGCTCTGGCGGGGTGGTAGGGTGGTGGCaggcacaccccccaccccgtgcctcagtttcctcatctggatgCATCGGCCGCCGGGGCTCCTGCACGGgactcacccccctccccccgtgtgTCCTCAGGCCCTGCACTGGCCTCGGAGATCGTGGGcggccgcccggcccggccccacgCATGGCCCTTCATGGTGTCTCTGCAGCTGCGTGGAGGCCACTTCTGTGGTGGCACACTCATCGCCCCGAACTTCGTCATGTCGGCTGCCCACTGCGTGGACGGCCTGTGAGTCACCCCAGCTCACGCCTCCCTTTCTCACAGCCCCGTTGCCGCGTGTATCTAACGGGAAGGAAGTGAGACCTCCCAGGGGCGGGGCCGCATTAGCGCACCTGCCAGGCTAGGCCCTCCTGGGCTGGGGGGTCAGGCCGGGCcctcctgggctgggggggggttCAGGCCGGGCCCTCCTGGGCTGGCGGGGACAGGCCAGGCCCTCCTGGGTGGGGGTCACAGCTGAGCTCGGGGTCTCTCCGCGGTCCCAACCACCAGGGCCGCCTTGAATCAcctcctgcctcttccttgctGCAGGAACTTCCGGTCGGTGGTGGCGGTGCTGGGGGCACATGACCTGCGGCGGCGAGAGCCCACCAGGCAACTGTTCACCATCCAGCGGGTCTTTGAAAACGGCTTCGACCCCCAGAGGCTGCTGAACGACATCGTGATTCTCCAGGTGCAAGGCCggctgggcggggaggggacacCCAGGGGGCAGGAGGCTTGGGGAGGGTGCAGAGGCGGGAAGACTGGGGGGCCCAGAACGGGGGGCCTGCGTCAAACCCCCACTCTAGCTGGGTAGGtcgcctctctgtgcctcagcccccaccccgtGACGTGGAGAAACCAATCCCACCTGGCGGGCTGCTGAGGGCACAGGTGCGGGAGGCTGTGAGCCGCTGTCCGTGGGCAGACTTATTATCCGTGTGGCCAGGCACGGGGACCGCTCCTGTCTTTGTGACATGGGGTGACATTCCCCACATTCAGCCGGTGGGAGACTCCCTTCCCCACTGCTTGCAAACTTAGGGTTATTCTCTGGGAATGTTCTAGAACAAGGGAAGTGTCACCGCTGTTGCCCAGTGTTTTTATTGGTTACCCACTGCATACAGACATGGCCGGGGGCGCCtaaggggctcagtcggttgagcgtccgacttcagctcaggtcgtgatctcacagttcgtgagttcaagccccgcgtcagctctgtgctgacagctcagggcctggagctgctttggattctgtgtctctctctctctctgcccctcccctgctcgtgctcatgctcgtgctctgtctcctgctctcaaaaataaataaactttttttaaaaatatttaaacaaagacaTGTCCAGAGATGCTCTGAACCACTGCGGCTGCTCCCACtagacagatggggaaactgaggcccggggaggGGAAGGTCATGGCCCACCACCCCCTGTGACGCTCTCTGTTCCACCCGCCACAGCTCAATGGGTCGGCCACCATCAACGCCAACGTGCGGGTGGCCAGGCTGCCTGCCCAGAACGAAGGTGTGGGCAGTGGGGTGCAGTGCCTGGCCATGGGCTGGGGCCAGCTGGGCACAACCCAGCCACCGCCCAACATCCTGCAGGAGCTCAACGTGACCGTGGTGACCACCCTGTGCCCCCGTTCCAACGTGTGCACGCTGGTGCCACGCCGGCAGGCCGGCATCTGCTTTGTACGTACCCGGGTCCCCCGGTCCCCACCCcggtccccccaccccgggtacccccccccccgctcccgccTGGGCTGCGGCCAGAGCCCTGGAAGGCCAGCCTTCCGACCCTGTCTGTGTCCGCAGGGGGACTCGGGGGGGCCCCTGGTCTGCAACGGGCTGATTCAGGGCATCGACTCCTTCATCCGTGGAAGTTGTGGCTCCGGCTTCTACCCAGACGCCTTCGCTCCGGTGGCACAGTTCGCCAACTGGATCAACTCCATCATCCGTCGCCAGGACGACCGCCCCTCGGTGCATCCCAGGGACCCTGCGAGCAGGACCCTCTAGAAAGGGCGCCGCTGGCTGGGCCCTGCCCACGGTGACAATAAAAGCCTGTTGGTTTTCGTAAGAATGCGCGTGTTTCTTGGTTGTACAACGAGGGCCCCAGAGTGGTCCGGAAAGTGTGTCTCGTGAGCGTGTCACCTGCAAACGGCAGCAAATTCGGGGCCCTGGGGTAAGAAgaccttccccaccctccacaaAGGATGCCAGCTGCCACCCGGGTTCCCAGCGTCACCGGATTGAGTCACTGCTCGCGCGGCACACGGACCGGTCCAAGTCTCTGCCACCGTTCACTCATCCGGCCCTTGAGGCGAGTCCTAGtcctgccccattttacaggcaaagAAGTCGAGGTACAGACAGGCGTGAAGCTGTGCTCGGCAGCCTAGGTTTGAGTCCCAGCTACGTTGGGCACCTGTCTttccctgagcctcggtttccctgcaggaaggagtgaggggaggggttCGGGTCCCACACGGGCCTCGGCCTCATGaaccctgccccccgcccccccccccccccactggagGTCACCGGACTGGGCTCTGCCGCACGGTTCTGGCCTCTGGGGCTCCCTCTGCCTTGGGGTGCTCCCCTCCCACAGCTCCGCCCAAGCACTGGCCGGGGGTCAGCCGGTCAGTCACCCTTCCAACCTAGCCGGGCACGCTGGCAGTCGTTGGTTCGTTGGGCGCCCGGGTGGGGAGTGTTCAGGGTTATTTATTGAAGACGTTTCAAATTTTGTTGCAGTTTCCAACTCTTACATAACCTGGACTCCATAGCCTATCGGGCTTTAGTTTCGAGTTTCTGATTTCAATAAGGAAACATGTTACGATCTAACAAATCACACTGGCTacattttttctattctctgtgcCTGAAACAGTCCACAGCAAAGAGGAAAGCAGTAGAGGGAAAATACTGTGCAATGTGCCCACTGGGGATGTCCAAGGCCCGTCCCGCCCTTGTGTTCCCAGCACTGCCCCCCTCCATGGGTTCATGAGACATCGATCCATCATCCTGACCTTATAAAGGGTCACGCAACCCATTCTGCTCATCAGAACCTGCCAACCCTTGCTCCCAGTGATTGGCTTGGGAAGGGACATGTGATCAAAGCTCAGCTAACCAGAGGCAGCCTTGAGAAGCTGGCTGGAGTGATGgggaattgggggaggggcccaCTGAGCCACTGGGCTGAGTCTGGGGCCCCTGGGCCCACAACAGGGGAGCCTGGTGAGGAGAAAAATCACCAAGGAGGAAAGGACGAACTAGAGACAGAGACACCTGATAGTGGTCAGGCACCTGGATCAAGCTACACCTGAAAGTAGTCCCTGAACTTTCCATTTAAATGTCCTTGTTGAAGACCCCACCCAGTTCAACTTgttttttctgtcatttgtatCTGACACACCCCCTTTCTAACATTCCATTTGTTGGGGTGTTGGGCCCCAGAGCCAACAGGGACAGGGCTGTCAGGTGACCTTCCCACCCCCACGGACCTCCTCTCTTagttggaggaggaagagaaagaagggaggggcagaaaaacgGAGGAAGTTGGTTGTTTACAAACTGTGGCCTCCAGCTGCTGTTGCAAAACcttgggggcaggaagggcacTCTGGGGAGCCTGGGCTGGGGGGCTGAGAGTGGGTCTGCCTGAGGGTCTGCGGCCCGCACGGGGACCAGCCCTGGACCTGACACAGAGGCAAGAGTCCCCTCCAGCCGCCTGTCCTCCCCGTGCGGGGCTCCCGTGGAGGGTGGGCACGGAACAGGCAGGCTCCCCTTCGCCCTGCTGGACGGGGCCACGCAGCAGAGCGAGCCTTGGGAGCCCCGCCCCCTTGCCCGCTCATACAAGTGTTGGTGCCTGGGGGCCCCAGCCTGAGTCCCCGCTCGGGCCACAGCAGCAGTATGACCGCCTGCCTGGTGCACCTGGTGACTCTGGTCCTCCTGGGCGCAGCCGCGTGTGGTGAGTGACAGGGCCTGGGCCTACTGGGGACAGCTGGGAGCCACCAGTCTGGAGGGCGgtcagccgccccccccccccccccgccgccatcAAGCAGGAGTGTCCCCGGCTCCAGCAGGTGAATGGAAAGCTCTGAAAAGGAAGGATTTTCCCCAAACTTCGAATATGAAGCCTGAGCTCTCAGAGTCCAAGCTCGGCCTCCAGTGAGGGTCAAGTTGTCGGTGCAAACGGCCGGGACTGCTGGGTCTGGTCAGCCACACTTAGCGAATTTGCCCCAGAGTCCCCTGCTCCCAGTGGGCCCGGACCGGACTCCAGGCCTGCCCCCCACACCGGACTGGACTCCAGGCCTGCCCCCCCCCTTTGACCGGACTCCAGGCTGGGCCCCCCACCTCTGACCGGACTGGACTCCaggcctgccccccccctccgACCGGACTCCAGGTtgggcacccccccccaccggaCTGGACTCCAGGCCTGCACCCCCCACCAGACTGGACTccaggcctgccccccccccatgaccGGACTccaggcctgcccccccccccaccggactCCAGgcctgggccccctcccctccgATCGGACTGGACTCCaggcctgccccccccctccaacCGG
This DNA window, taken from Panthera tigris isolate Pti1 chromosome A2, P.tigris_Pti1_mat1.1, whole genome shotgun sequence, encodes the following:
- the LOC102951727 gene encoding neutrophil elastase, whose protein sequence is MGAIRGADGHRGQRRQSPSPTMTPSRRSTGPALAPVLLAMLLGGPALASEIVGGRPARPHAWPFMVSLQLRGGHFCGGTLIAPNFVMSAAHCVDGLNFRSVVAVLGAHDLRRREPTRQLFTIQRVFENGFDPQRLLNDIVILQLNGSATINANVRVARLPAQNEGVGSGVQCLAMGWGQLGTTQPPPNILQELNVTVVTTLCPRSNVCTLVPRRQAGICFGDSGGPLVCNGLIQGIDSFIRGSCGSGFYPDAFAPVAQFANWINSIIRRQDDRPSVHPRDPASRTL